GTGAACGTGGCACTGCCCGCGATCGGTGACTCCGTCCACGGCGGCATGGCCGGACTGCAGTGGGTGGTCACCGGCTACACCCTGATGTTCGCCGCCCTGATGCTCTCCGCGGGCTCGCTCTCCGACCGGATCGGCGCGAAGCGGGCGTACGGGAGCGGGCTCGCCCTCTTCACCGCGGCGTCCGTACTGTGCGGCCTGGCCCCGCAGTTGTGGCTGCTGGTCGCGGCGCGGATGGTCCAGGGCGCGGCGGCGGCCCTGATGCTCCCCGCCTCCCTCGCCCTGATCCGCCAGGCCTACCCGGACACGGCCCGGCGGGCCCGCGCGATCGCGGTCTGGACGACGGGCGGGGCGGTCGCGGCAGCGGCGGGGCCCGTCGCCGGGGGGCTGCTGACGGGGCTCTGGGGCTGGCGGACGATCTTCTTCATCAACGTCCCCGCGGGCGTGGTGGGCCTGCTCCTCCTCTCCCGTACGGCACGCTCCCCGAAGCGTCCGGCGCCGCTCGACCTGCCGGGGCAGCTGACCGGGGCGCTGACGCTCGCGTCCCTCACGTACGCGGTGATCGAGACGAGCCTCGCCGCGCTGGCCGTGACCGTGCTCGCGGCGGCCGCGTTCCTGGCGGTCGAAGCGCGCCGGCCGAACCCGATGGTGCCGCTGGGCCTCTTCCGCTCCCGTACGGTCTCCCTCGCGGTCGTCGCGGGCTTCGCAGTGAACGGTGCCTTCTACGGCGCGATCTTCCTGCTCTCGCTCTCCTTCCAGGAGGGGCGCGGCCAGTCGGCGCTCGCCGCGGGCCTGATGTTCGTCCCGATGACGGCGGTGGTCGCGCTGGTGAACTACTTCGGCGCGGTACGGCTGACGGCACGCTTCGGCCCCCGCACGATGATCGCGGCGGGCCAACTGGGCACAGTGGCCGGGCTGTTGGCGCTCCTGGCGACCGACTCCCACACCCCGGCGGCCCTGGTCTCGGCCCTGATGATCCCGGTGGGCTTCGCGGGAGCCCTGGCCGTGACCCCGCTGACGGCCCTGCTCCTGGACAACGTCCCGGCGGACCGCGCGGGCACGGCGGCGGGCGTCTTCAACACGGCGCGCCAGGCGGGGGGTGCGGTGGCGGTGGCCGCGTTCGGCTCGATGGCACTCCGTACGAGCCTGCTGGTGGCGGCGGCCGCGCTGGTGGCGACGACGGTTGCCACGATTGCGCTGCTCCGGCCGATCAAGGGGCGCTAGGCTGCGCTCTCCACAATGCGGAGGGGGCATCACAGAACATGCGCATACGTAAGAGATCGGTGTGCGCGGCGGCATCGAGTGCGGTGGTGATGCTGGCGCTGGGGGCGTCCACGGCGCACGCCGAGGGCGAAGGCGACATCCGGGTCATCAAGACCGTCGTCAACAACGGCGGCAACGTCATCGTCGGCGTGCACGACGTGAAGCGGTTCTCGGTCGTGTTCACGGTCCGGGACAACTCGGGAGTGAAGAAGCTGACGCACGCCGCGGTCTTCAACACCTCCAACGGTCTGGACTCGGAGGACTGGATCGGCAACACCTGCAAGAAGTCCAGCAAGACGACCTCCGTCTGCACCGAGACCTTCGAAGTCCACCCGGACTGGTTCAAGGACTCGCTGCCGGGACGGGACCCCAATCTGCTGGCGGGGACCTGGCAGGTGAACGCGACCGTGTCGGCCAATGACGGCAACTACTGGATCCACGACCGGCTCGCCCTGTTCGACTTCAAGCGAGCGTCGGTCCTCACCACGGACGCAGGACCCGAGCCCGTCTCCAAGGGCGGCAAGCTCACGGTCAAGGGGCGTCTCACGCGGGCCAATTGGAGCGACCTCAAGTACCACGGCTACATCAACCAGACCGTGAAGCTCCAGTTCAAGAAGGCCGGAACGAGCTCGTACAAGACGGTCAAGACGGCGAAGACCAACTCCACCGGCAGCCTCAGCACCACGGTCACCGCGACCTCGGCCGGCACCTGGCGGTGGGCTTTCTCCGGTACGCACACGACGATGGCGGTCAACTCGGCCGGCGACGGCGTGGCACTGCGCTAGCCGTACGGGCGGGGGCAGTCGTGGCCCCCACCCGTACGTCCGGTCGCTCGGGGCTACGCGTAGTCGCCCGTCGCCCCGTCGATCAGTTCACGCACGATGTCCATGTGGCCCGCGTGCCGGGTCGTTTCCTCGATCATGTGGACCAGGACCCAGCGCATGGACACCGTCTCGCCGTCCCAGGACGTGCCGAGACCGTCCAGGCCGACCTCGTTGACCGCGAGGTCGGCTGCTGCGCGGGCGCGGCCGTAGAGTGCCACGATGTCGGCGGTCGTCTCGTCGGGGCCGACGGTCAGGTCGTTCTCGGGGTCTCCCAGTGGTTCCGTCTCGCGGCCGAAGGTCCCGCAGAACCAGCCGTACTCGACGTACGCGAGGTGCTTGACCAGGCTGAGGAGGTTCGTTCCCGACGGGGTGAGCGGGCGTCGTACCTGCTCGTCGTCCAGGCCTTGCAGCTTCCAGAGCACCACGTCGCGGTGGCGGTTGATGCTGACGAGGAGGGTGTCCTTCTCGGGACCGGCCAGGGGAGGTATGCGTTTCACCATGCGGGGACGCTAGCAGCGAGGAACGGGATCAGCGCGGCGTTGAACCGGTCGGGCTGTTCCACGCCCGGGAGATGGCCGGCGCCCTCGATCACCGCGAGCGTGGCATGCGGGACCAGGCGGTGGAGGGACTCCGCCGTGGCGACCGGTGTGTAGACGTCGTCGGCGCCGACCAGGATGAGCACGGGGGCCGTGACCGCCGCGAGCGTCTCGCCGTAGTCGGGGCGTTCCGCGCGGCCGCGCAGGGCCGCCGCTGCGCCTTCGGGGTTGGTCGTACGCATCATTGTCAGGACGTGGGCGGCCGCGTCCGGGAGCGCGGTGACGTTGTACGCGGCGAGCATCTTGTCGATCACCTCGGCCGCGTATCCGTCCATGCCCTCCGCGAGGAGCCGGTCCGCGAGGGTGTTACGGAATGCCTTGCCCTCCTCGGTCTCGGCGGCCGAGGAGGTGTCGGCCAGGACCAGGGCCAACACCCGGTGGGCGTACCGGCGTTGGAACTCCATGGTGATCTGGCCGCCCATGGAGACCCCGCCGATCACGGCGCGCTCCAGGCCCAGATGGTCGAGGAGGGCTGCGAGGTCGTCGGCGAAGTCGGAGAGGAGGACCTTGCCGGGGGTGACCGTCGAGTCGCCGTACCCGCGCAGGTCGGGCGTGATGACCCGGTGGCCTGCCGCTGCCAGGGCCTGCGCCTGGGGCGTCCAGAGTGTGCGGTTGAAGGGGTGCCCGTGGACCAGGACGACGGGCAGGCCCGATGCCGGGCCCAGATCGTCGTAGTGGAGCGTGGCGCCGTGGGCGGAGAAGTCGTTCATGCGGCGCACTGTAAGTCGCGAAGGGGCGGCCGGGCGCGGGGATTTCCGCGTCCGGCCGCCCCTTCCGCGTCCTAGAAGTCGTCGTCGAAGGAGACCGAACCCTCGACCGCGACCTGGTACGCCGACGGGCGGCGCTCGAAGAAGTTGGTCAGCTCCTGGACACCCTGCAGCTCCATGAAGGAGAACGGGTTCTCCGAGCCGTACACCGGGGCGAAGCCCAGGCGCGTCAGGCGCTGGTCGGCGACGCACTGGAGGTACTCGCGCATCGACTCGGTGTTCATGCCCGGCAGACCGTCACCGCACAGGTCGCGGCCGAACTGCAGCTCCGCCTCGACCGCCTCCTTGATCATGTCGGTGACCTGCTGCTGCAGCGCGTCGTCGAAGAGCTCCGGCTCCTCCTTGCGGACCGTGTCCACGACCTCGAACGCGAAGTTCATGTGCATGGTCTCGTCGCGGAACACCCAGTTGGTGCCGGTCGCCAGGCCGTGGAGCAGGCCGCGGCTGCGGAACCAGTAGACGTAGGCGAAGGCGCCGTAGAAGAACAGGCCCTCGATACACGCCGCGAAGCAGATCAGGTTGAGGAGGAAGCGGCGGCGGTCCGCCTGCGACTCCAGGCGGTCGATCTTCTCGACCGAGTCCATCCACTTGAAGCAGAACTGGGCCTTCTCCTTGATGGAGGGGATCTCCTCCACCGCGTCGAAGGCGGCCGCCCGGTCCTCCGGGTTGGGGAGGTAGGTGTCCAGGAGCGTCAAGTAGAACTGGACGTGCACCGCTTCCTCGAAGAGCTGACGCGAGAGGTACAGGCGCGCCTCGGGGGAGTTGATGTGCTTGTAGAGCGTGAGGACCAGGTTGTTCGAGACGATCGAGTCGCCCGTCGCGAAGAACGCGACCAGTCGGCCGATCATGTGCTGCTCGCCCGGCGTCAGCTTCGCGAGGTCGGCCACGTCGGAGTGGAGGTCGACCTCCTCGACCGTCCAGGTGTTCTTGATCGCGTCCCGGTAGCGCTCGTAGAAGTCCGGGTAGCGCATGGGGCGCAGGGTCAGCTCGAAGCCCGGGTCGAGGAGGTTCTTGTCGGCGTTGGTGGAGCTCATTACTGGCAGGCCTCGCAGGACTCGGGGTTTTCCAGGGAGCAGGCGAGCGCTTCGGCGTCGGTGACCTCAGGGGCCTGCTGTACGGGGATGGGGGTGGACTTCGCCGCTGCCCGGGCGATCTTGGTGGCCGGGCGCGAGCGCAGGTAGTACGTCGTCTTGAGGCCCTGCTTCCAGGCGTACGCGTACATCGAGCTCAACTTGCCGATGGTGGGCGTCTCGAGGAAGAGGTTCAGCGACTGCGACTGGTCGAGGTACGGGGTGCGCGCCGCCGCCATGTCGATCAGGCCGCGCTGCGGGATCTCCCACGCTGTGCGGTACAGGGCGCGGACGTCGGCGGGGATCCAGTTGAAGTCCGCGACCGAGCCGCTCGCCTCGCGCAGCGCCTCGCGGGACTGGGCGTCCCAGACGCCGAGCTTCTTCAGGTCCTCGACCAAGTAGGCGTTGACCTGCAGGAATTCACCCGAGAGCGTCTCGCGCTTGAAGAGGTTGGAGACCTGGGGCTCGATGCACTCGTAGACGCCGGCGATCGAGGCGATCGTCGCGGTCGGAGCGATCGCGAGGAGCAGGGAGTTACGCATTCCGGTCGCCGCGATACGCGTGCGCAGGGCGTCCCAGCGCTCCGGCCAGGTGGGCGTGACGCCGTAGTGGTCGGGGTGCAGGACGCCGCGGGCCGCGCGGGTCTTCTCCCAGGCGGGGAGGGGGCCGTTGCGCTCGGCGAGGTCCGCGGACGCCTCGTACGCCGCGAGCATGATCCGCTCGGAGATCTTGGTGGACAGGGCCTTCGCCTCGGGGGAGTCGAAGGGCAGGCGCAGCTGGAAGAAGACGTCCTGCAGACCCATCGCGCCGAGGCCCACCGGGCGCCACTTGGCGTTGGAGCGGCCCGCCTGGTCGGTTGGGTAGAAGTTGATGTCGACCACGCGGTCGAGGAAGGTGACCGCGGTGCGGACCGTCTCGTCCAGGCGCTCCCAGTCGATGTCGCCGCCCACGACGAACGCGCCCAGGTTGACCGAGCCGAGGTTGCAGACGGCCGTCTCGCCGTCGTTCGTGACCTCGAGGATCTCGGTGCAGAGGTTCGAGGAGTGGACGACCGTGCCGGGCTCGGCGGTCTGGTTCGCGGTGCGGTTCGAGGCGTCCTTGAAGGTCATCCAGCCCTGGCCGGTCTGCGCGAGGGTGCGCATCATGCGGCCGTACAACTCCCGGGCGGGGATGGTCTTCAGGGCCAGTCCGGCCGCCTCCGCCTTGCGGTACGCGGCGTCGAACTCGTCGCCCCACAGGTCCACGAGCTCGGGCACGTCGGCCGGGGAGAAGAGCGACCAGGTCGCGTCGGCGTCCACGCGGCGCATGAACTCGTCGGGGATCCAGTGCGCCAGGTTGAGGTTGTGCGTACGGCGCGCGTCCTCACCCGTGTTGTCGCGCAGCTCCAGGAACTCCTCGATGTCCGAGTGCCAGGTCTCCAGGTAGACCGCGGCAGCGCCCTTGCGGCGGCCGCCCTGGTTCACCGCGGCGACCGAGGCGTCGAGGGTCTTCAGGAACGGGACGATGCCGTTGGAGTGGCCGTTCGTCCCGCGGATGAGGGAGCCGCGCGAGCGGATGCGGGAGTACGAGAGGCCGATGCCGCCCGCGTGCTTCGAGAGGCGCGCGACCTCGTGGTACCGGCCGTAGATGGAGTCCAGCTCGTCCAGGGGGGAGTCCAGGAGGTAGCAGGAGGACATCTGGGGGTGGCGGGTGCCGGAGTTGAAGAGGGTGGGGGAGGACGGGAGGTAGTCCAGGCGGCTCATCAGGCGGTAGAGCGCGGCCACTTCGTCGACCGCGCGGGCCGACTCGTCCTCGGCGAGGCCGGAGGCGACCCGGAGCATGAAGTGCTGCGGGGTCTCGATGACCTTGCGGGTGATGGGGTGGCGGAGGAGGTAGCGGCTGTAGAGGGTGCGCAGGCCGAAGTAGCCGAAGCGGTCGTCGCCGGCCGTGTCGATCAGCGCGTCGAGGCGGGCGAGATGGGCCTCGACGAAGGCGTGCGTACGGTCCGCGATCAGGCCCTCGTGGTGGCCGACGGCCACGGAGGTCGAGAAGGACGTGACGCCCTGGGTGGCCGCCTCCTCCGCGATGGAGACGGTGAGGAGACGGGCGGCGAGCCGGGAGTAGGCAGGGTCCTCGGAGATCAGGCCCGCGGCCGCCTCGGTGGCCAGCTCCCGGAGTTCGGCCGTGTCCGAACCGGCGTGCCGGCCGCGGAGTGCGGCGGCGGCGACGCGGCCGGGGTCGGTGTCGGGGAGGTCGGCGGTGAGGTCGGTCAGGGTCCGCAGCAGTGCGGTTCCTGGTCCATCGGCGTCCTGCTCTGTGCCGCTGGTGATGGTGGCAGCAGGTGCAGTGGGCGCAATGGTCACGGTGCGCTCTCCCTCGCTCGGCAGGCGGGCCGGCGGAGGCAACACGGGTGCGTACGGGGGCGCGTCGGGGCAGCACTCCGTACAGCATCCGCAGGCCCAACCGCGAGGCCCGGACGTCTTGCGTCCGCTTCGGGTGAAGCGGCGCGTGCTGGCGGCAGGTATTCGGACTTAACACACCGTTGCGGGACAGTTCCGGACTCACACCGGATTCCCCTGCGACGACAGCGAGCACGAGCATACATGTGGGGGGCGCTTGATGTGGCACCCCCCATATGTTGTGTCGGGTCGCGTCAGAGCTTCAAGCTGTACGTCAGCAAAGAGACGTTGGGGACAGGGGCCCAGTCGCGCTCCGGGGTCCTTGTGAAGCCCAGGCGGTGGTAGATCCGGTGGGCTCCGAGCATGGTTCGCTGCGTCGAAAGAACGAGGTTTTCGACGTGGGAGGCGGCTCGGGCGCGGTCGATGCAGGCGCGTACGAGAGCCTCGCCGACGCCCTGACCGCGGGCGTCCGGGGCGACGGCGAGTGTCCGGAACTCGGCCTCGTGCGGGCCGGCGATGTCGGCCCAGGGGCTGCCGGGCGGGGCGTAGGTGACGCCGCCGAGGAGTTCGGTTTCGCGTACGGCTACGAGGACTTCCGCGCCGATGGCGCGGGCGGGGACGTCGCGGAGGGTGTCGAGGTAGGGGTCGTCCTCGCCGAGGTCGAGGAAGCCGGCGTGGAGGTAGGCCGCGGCGGTGAGGTCGCCGAGGGGTTCGTACTCTTCGGGCTCGGCCCGGCGGATGGTGAGGTCCATGGGGGTCAGTGTGCGGGGTTCGGCGGGGCCGGGGCGCGGGGGTTTTCCCCGATCCGGCCCCCCTCGCCCCGGGGTGCGCGGCCCCCAACTCGGGGGCTCCGCCCCCGGACCCCTGGTTTTGCGCCTAAACCGGCGCCGCTCTCGCGGAGGTGGTTGGCGTGGGTGGGGGTTACTCAATGGCCGCTTGCTGTCCGTTCTGATGCGACACCGGCAAAATCAAGTCCGCCGAGGGGCGAACCCCACGCACGCGGGCCGCCGCAGCGCCCCTCTCGGGGGCTGTGACGGCCCGTGCGGGTGTTGCCCGTTGGGTCAGTGGGCGGAGTGCGCTGTCGCCGGGGGAAGGTCGATCTGGACGCCCTTGTCGCCCGCGTCCGCCGTGTAGTCCGACGGGGACGTCTCGTCCACGCCCTCCGGGGCCTTGGCCGCCTTCAGGACGAATGTCAGGACCAGCACGACCACCACGTTCAGGACGAACGCCGTCAGGCCGATGTAGCCGATCTCCCCGATCCCGGGGATCTCCTTCGACGAGCCGCCGAAGTGCTTCTGCGTCGGCGAGGCGACACCGAACGCGGCGGCCGTTCCGTACGCCATGCCGGCCGCCCAGCCCGCCAGCAGCGCCCAGCGGTGGAACCAGCGCGTGAACAGGCCGCCGACCAGCGCCGGCATCGTCTGGAGGATCCAGATCCCGCCCAGCAGCTGGAAGTTGATCGCCACCGTCTTGTCCATCGTCAGGACGAAGGCCAGCGCCCCCACCTTCACCAGGAGCGAGACCAGCTTCGAGACCTTCGCCTCGTGGGCCGGGGTCGCGTCCGGCTTGATGAAGTCGCGGTAGATGTTGCGCGTGAAGAGGTTCGCCGCCGCGATCGACATGATCGCCGCCGGCACCAGTGCGCCGATGCCGATCGCCGCGAAGGCCACGCCCGCGAACCAGTCCGGGAACATGTTCTCGAAGAGCTGCGGGATCGCCAGCTGGCCGTTCTTGACGTTGATACCGTCCGCGATCGCCATGAACCCGAGCAGGGCCAGCAGGCCCAGCATCAGGGAGTACAGCGGCAGGATCGTGGTGTTGCGGCGGATCACGTTGCGGCTGCGCGAGGACAGGGTCGCCGTGATCGAGTGCGGGTACATGAAGAGCGCGAGCGCCGAGCCGAGGGCGAGGGTCGCGTAGCCCCACTGGCCCGCCTCACCGGGGGCAAGTCCGCCGATCGGTTTGCCCGTTGCCGGGTTGAGCGTCGCGAACTTCTTGCCCGCCGCCGCGAAGATGTCGTCGAATCCGCCCAGTTTGATGGGGATGTAGATGATCGCGACGATGATGACCAGATAGATCAGGCCGTCCTTGACGAACGCGATCAGCGCGGGCGCGCGCAGCCCCGACGAGTAGGTGTACGCCGCGAGCACCGCGAAGGCGATCAGCAGCGGCAGGTCCTTGATGAACCAGTTGCTGCTCTCGCCGCCGACGCCCATGACGTCGAGTACCGCCTGGATGCCGACCAGTTGGAGCGCGATGTACGGCATCGTGGCGAGGATGCCCGTGACCGCGACGGCCAGCGACAGGCCCTTCGAGCCGAAGCGGCCGCGCACGAAGTCGGAGGTGGTGACGTAGCCGTGCTTGTGCGAGACCGACCACAGGCGCGGCAGGAAGGTGAAGATCAGCGGGTACACGAGGATCGTGTAGGGGACGGCGAAGAAGCCCGCCGCGCCCGCCGCGTAGATCGCCGCAGGGACCGCCACGAAGGTGTACGCCGTGTACAGGTCGCCGCCGAGCAGGAACCAGGTGACCCAGGTCCCGAACGACCGTCCGCCCAGGCCCCATTCGTCGAGGCTCTCCTCGTTCTCGGCCTTGCGCCAGCGCGCCGCCATGAACCCGATGACCGTGACGGCCAGGAAGAAGAAGATGAAGACGCCGAGAGCGACGCCGTTGACGCCGGTCTTCATGAGGACGCGCCTTCCGTGCGGGCCGAGTCGGCCTTGCGGGCGCGCTGGTCACGCTGCCACAGCTTGTACGCGACCATCGTGAGCGCGGTCGAGATGAGGACCCAGAGCATCTGGTACCAGTAGAAGAACGGGATGCCGATGAAGGTCGGGTCGATTTTCGCGTACGAGCCCACCCAGAGCATCGCCACAAAAGGCGCGATCAGGCAGAGCGCGATGATCACGCGCACCGGCGTGACGGTGGGTGGTGGTGGCTTCTCTTCCGGCATGTGGTGTTCCGTCCCCTCGCTGATCACCTGTTGTAATGCGCAGGAAATCTAAGCGAGGGGTTCCGCCCGGCGGAACCCCCGTCCGCATACCGGAATGGCATCAACCTCAGTCGTTGGGCCGCTGCAGGGTCGCCACGAACTTGTAGCGGTCGCCGCGGTAGACCGACCGCACCCACTCCACCGGCTCGCCCCGCTCGTCGATCGAGTGCCGCGACAGCATCAGCATCGGCAGCCCCACGTCCGTCCCGAGCAGCCCCGCCTCGCGCGGTGTGGCCAGCGACGTTTCGATCGTCTCCTCGGCCTCCGCGAGCCGTACGTCGTAGACCTCGGCCAGGGCCGTGTAGAGCGACGTGTACTTCACCAGGGAACGGCGCAGCGCGGGGAAGCGCTTGGCCGAAAGGTGTGTGGTCTCGATCGCCATCGGCTCGCCGCTCGCCAGGCGCAGACGCTCGATGCGCAGGACGCGGCCGCCGGCCGTGATGTCGAGCAGCCCGGCCAGTGCGTCGTCGGCGGTGATGTAGCCGATGTCCAGGAGCTGCGAGGTGGGTTCGAGACCCTGGGCCCTCATGTCCTCGGTGTACGAGGTGAGTTGGAGGGCCTGCGAGACCTTGGGCTTCGCGACGAAGGTGCCCTTGCCCTGGATGCGCTCGAGGCGGCCCTCGACGACGAGCTCCTGGAGCGCCTGGCGCACCGTCGTGCGCGAGGTGTCGAACTCGGCGGCCAGAGTGCGCTCCGGCGGCACGGGCGTGCCGGGCGGGAGCGTTTCGGTCATGTCGAGCAAGTGCCTCTTGAGGCGGTAGTACTTGGGCACGCGCGCAGTACGCCCGGGCGTCGTGCCCTCATTCTCCGTACTA
The sequence above is drawn from the Streptomyces sp. NBC_01465 genome and encodes:
- a CDS encoding MFS transporter codes for the protein MATDTAPQTAQTAQTGRPQLASPGPVLAASLIGFFVIALDALVVNVALPAIGDSVHGGMAGLQWVVTGYTLMFAALMLSAGSLSDRIGAKRAYGSGLALFTAASVLCGLAPQLWLLVAARMVQGAAAALMLPASLALIRQAYPDTARRARAIAVWTTGGAVAAAAGPVAGGLLTGLWGWRTIFFINVPAGVVGLLLLSRTARSPKRPAPLDLPGQLTGALTLASLTYAVIETSLAALAVTVLAAAAFLAVEARRPNPMVPLGLFRSRTVSLAVVAGFAVNGAFYGAIFLLSLSFQEGRGQSALAAGLMFVPMTAVVALVNYFGAVRLTARFGPRTMIAAGQLGTVAGLLALLATDSHTPAALVSALMIPVGFAGALAVTPLTALLLDNVPADRAGTAAGVFNTARQAGGAVAVAAFGSMALRTSLLVAAAALVATTVATIALLRPIKGR
- a CDS encoding DinB family protein, encoding MVKRIPPLAGPEKDTLLVSINRHRDVVLWKLQGLDDEQVRRPLTPSGTNLLSLVKHLAYVEYGWFCGTFGRETEPLGDPENDLTVGPDETTADIVALYGRARAAADLAVNEVGLDGLGTSWDGETVSMRWVLVHMIEETTRHAGHMDIVRELIDGATGDYA
- a CDS encoding alpha/beta fold hydrolase, with translation MNDFSAHGATLHYDDLGPASGLPVVLVHGHPFNRTLWTPQAQALAAAGHRVITPDLRGYGDSTVTPGKVLLSDFADDLAALLDHLGLERAVIGGVSMGGQITMEFQRRYAHRVLALVLADTSSAAETEEGKAFRNTLADRLLAEGMDGYAAEVIDKMLAAYNVTALPDAAAHVLTMMRTTNPEGAAAALRGRAERPDYGETLAAVTAPVLILVGADDVYTPVATAESLHRLVPHATLAVIEGAGHLPGVEQPDRFNAALIPFLAASVPAW
- a CDS encoding ribonucleotide-diphosphate reductase subunit beta, whose amino-acid sequence is MSSTNADKNLLDPGFELTLRPMRYPDFYERYRDAIKNTWTVEEVDLHSDVADLAKLTPGEQHMIGRLVAFFATGDSIVSNNLVLTLYKHINSPEARLYLSRQLFEEAVHVQFYLTLLDTYLPNPEDRAAAFDAVEEIPSIKEKAQFCFKWMDSVEKIDRLESQADRRRFLLNLICFAACIEGLFFYGAFAYVYWFRSRGLLHGLATGTNWVFRDETMHMNFAFEVVDTVRKEEPELFDDALQQQVTDMIKEAVEAELQFGRDLCGDGLPGMNTESMREYLQCVADQRLTRLGFAPVYGSENPFSFMELQGVQELTNFFERRPSAYQVAVEGSVSFDDDF
- a CDS encoding ribonucleoside-diphosphate reductase subunit alpha; amino-acid sequence: MTIAPTAPAATITSGTEQDADGPGTALLRTLTDLTADLPDTDPGRVAAAALRGRHAGSDTAELRELATEAAAGLISEDPAYSRLAARLLTVSIAEEAATQGVTSFSTSVAVGHHEGLIADRTHAFVEAHLARLDALIDTAGDDRFGYFGLRTLYSRYLLRHPITRKVIETPQHFMLRVASGLAEDESARAVDEVAALYRLMSRLDYLPSSPTLFNSGTRHPQMSSCYLLDSPLDELDSIYGRYHEVARLSKHAGGIGLSYSRIRSRGSLIRGTNGHSNGIVPFLKTLDASVAAVNQGGRRKGAAAVYLETWHSDIEEFLELRDNTGEDARRTHNLNLAHWIPDEFMRRVDADATWSLFSPADVPELVDLWGDEFDAAYRKAEAAGLALKTIPARELYGRMMRTLAQTGQGWMTFKDASNRTANQTAEPGTVVHSSNLCTEILEVTNDGETAVCNLGSVNLGAFVVGGDIDWERLDETVRTAVTFLDRVVDINFYPTDQAGRSNAKWRPVGLGAMGLQDVFFQLRLPFDSPEAKALSTKISERIMLAAYEASADLAERNGPLPAWEKTRAARGVLHPDHYGVTPTWPERWDALRTRIAATGMRNSLLLAIAPTATIASIAGVYECIEPQVSNLFKRETLSGEFLQVNAYLVEDLKKLGVWDAQSREALREASGSVADFNWIPADVRALYRTAWEIPQRGLIDMAAARTPYLDQSQSLNLFLETPTIGKLSSMYAYAWKQGLKTTYYLRSRPATKIARAAAKSTPIPVQQAPEVTDAEALACSLENPESCEACQ
- a CDS encoding GNAT family N-acetyltransferase; the protein is MDLTIRRAEPEEYEPLGDLTAAAYLHAGFLDLGEDDPYLDTLRDVPARAIGAEVLVAVRETELLGGVTYAPPGSPWADIAGPHEAEFRTLAVAPDARGQGVGEALVRACIDRARAASHVENLVLSTQRTMLGAHRIYHRLGFTRTPERDWAPVPNVSLLTYSLKL
- the mctP gene encoding monocarboxylate uptake permease MctP, yielding MKTGVNGVALGVFIFFFLAVTVIGFMAARWRKAENEESLDEWGLGGRSFGTWVTWFLLGGDLYTAYTFVAVPAAIYAAGAAGFFAVPYTILVYPLIFTFLPRLWSVSHKHGYVTTSDFVRGRFGSKGLSLAVAVTGILATMPYIALQLVGIQAVLDVMGVGGESSNWFIKDLPLLIAFAVLAAYTYSSGLRAPALIAFVKDGLIYLVIIVAIIYIPIKLGGFDDIFAAAGKKFATLNPATGKPIGGLAPGEAGQWGYATLALGSALALFMYPHSITATLSSRSRNVIRRNTTILPLYSLMLGLLALLGFMAIADGINVKNGQLAIPQLFENMFPDWFAGVAFAAIGIGALVPAAIMSIAAANLFTRNIYRDFIKPDATPAHEAKVSKLVSLLVKVGALAFVLTMDKTVAINFQLLGGIWILQTMPALVGGLFTRWFHRWALLAGWAAGMAYGTAAAFGVASPTQKHFGGSSKEIPGIGEIGYIGLTAFVLNVVVVLVLTFVLKAAKAPEGVDETSPSDYTADAGDKGVQIDLPPATAHSAH
- a CDS encoding DUF3311 domain-containing protein, which encodes MPEEKPPPPTVTPVRVIIALCLIAPFVAMLWVGSYAKIDPTFIGIPFFYWYQMLWVLISTALTMVAYKLWQRDQRARKADSARTEGASS
- a CDS encoding GntR family transcriptional regulator, with the translated sequence MGTDGGSTENEGTTPGRTARVPKYYRLKRHLLDMTETLPPGTPVPPERTLAAEFDTSRTTVRQALQELVVEGRLERIQGKGTFVAKPKVSQALQLTSYTEDMRAQGLEPTSQLLDIGYITADDALAGLLDITAGGRVLRIERLRLASGEPMAIETTHLSAKRFPALRRSLVKYTSLYTALAEVYDVRLAEAEETIETSLATPREAGLLGTDVGLPMLMLSRHSIDERGEPVEWVRSVYRGDRYKFVATLQRPND